A genomic segment from Glycine soja cultivar W05 chromosome 20, ASM419377v2, whole genome shotgun sequence encodes:
- the LOC114401817 gene encoding uncharacterized protein LOC114401817, with the protein MCVCGCVCGSFRFDTAQTLVSRFLQVSLFFEDEGEIPVESDEIKVQTWSSQHYRNEPVVVVAAPRLQKYSSFHYQSGEQPLLLPIRSLKSRLSEEDIDVQSLNMLMSSKRFSSNSNRNAEVEADAVDTDVQSLNRGFGEEEGLLQVLSSTTSATATNNVLEISVHEAKPAEKESLLVESNDDDDDDDTETEDQDVEGGRTVAQNNDRGKGPPVIGGESSKIDGDEGPDVDKKADEFIAKRIESIKRSRRSARNSSR; encoded by the exons atgtgtgtgtgtgggtgtgtctgTGGTTCCTTCAGGTTTGACACTGCACAAACTCTTGTGTCAAGGTTCCTTcaggtttctttattttttgaggaTGAGGGTGAGATCCCCGTCGAGTCTGATGAAATAAAAGTCCAAACTTGGAGCAGCCAACACTACAGGAACGAACCTgtggttgttgttgctgctccACGGTTGCAAAAGTATTCTAGTTTTCATTACCAGAGTGGGGAGCAGCCTCTGCTTTTGCCCATTCGAAGCTTGAAATCTCGCTTATCCGAAGAAGATATTGATGTTCAATCTCTGAACATGTTAATGAGTTCTAAAAGGTTTTCAAGCAATTCAAATAGAAATGCAGAAGTTGAAGCTGATGCTGTTGATACAGATGTTCAATCTCTAAATAG AGGATTCGGTGAGGAAGAAGGGCTTCTACAAGTCTTGTCCTCCACCACCTCCGCCACCGCCACCAACAATGTTTTAGAAATCAGTGTTCATGAAGCCAAG CCAGCTGAGAAAGAAAGCCTTCTTGTGGAATCTAACGATGATGATGACGACGATGACACAGAAACTGAGGACCAAGACGTTGAAGGAGGAAGAACCGTTGCTCAGAACAATGACAGGGGAAAGGGTCCACCTGTTATTGGTGGAGAAAGTTCAAAAATAGATGGTGATGAAGGACCAGATGTGGATAAGAAGGCTGATGAGTTCATTGCTAAGAGAATCGAGTCAATCAAGAGGAGTAGAAGGAGTGCAAGAAACTCTTCAAGGTAA